A single uncultured Methanolobus sp. DNA region contains:
- a CDS encoding lysylphosphatidylglycerol synthase transmembrane domain-containing protein: protein MKKTEISALVFSKKTIVSFLISFLILYILVKNVDAESVLNVSRTASLPLLITAFIVHYLSFLVRGTRWKTLLNIIGISSNTLKLTKMVFLSWFVNSIVPAKLGDIYRSYLLKKSTETPISASLGTIFVERIFDIAVLLLLLTSSGLLIFKNNIPQQISEAMGIGYLLLIIICIGLICSWLFRDRIFELIPEKIHFHTRNLHNGVYISLSSKSTVFKTILLTLVIWTLEASRFMLVTKSLGLHLGFELIIFVVLAASLLTAIPLTPAGLGAVEVSIVFLLGIFGVGTATGTSVALLDRLISYWSILVTGTAVYIFDKED from the coding sequence ATGAAAAAAACAGAGATTTCAGCACTTGTATTTAGCAAGAAAACTATAGTCTCATTTTTAATTTCCTTTCTGATACTATATATATTAGTAAAAAACGTAGATGCTGAGTCAGTGTTGAATGTTTCAAGAACTGCTTCGCTGCCACTATTGATAACAGCTTTTATAGTGCATTATCTTTCATTTCTTGTAAGAGGAACAAGATGGAAAACACTATTGAATATCATAGGGATTTCTTCAAATACATTGAAACTTACAAAAATGGTGTTTCTTTCATGGTTTGTCAATAGCATTGTTCCTGCAAAACTAGGGGACATTTACAGAAGCTATCTTCTAAAAAAATCTACAGAAACACCCATTTCCGCTTCACTTGGAACTATATTCGTAGAAAGGATATTTGATATTGCAGTTCTTCTTTTGTTGTTAACTTCCAGTGGTTTATTGATATTCAAAAATAACATTCCACAGCAAATATCAGAAGCAATGGGAATCGGATATTTATTACTTATAATTATATGTATAGGGTTAATTTGCTCATGGTTATTTAGAGACAGAATATTTGAACTGATACCTGAAAAAATACATTTCCACACAAGAAACCTACACAATGGAGTATATATTTCATTATCCAGTAAGAGTACAGTTTTCAAGACAATTCTGCTAACCCTTGTAATCTGGACACTTGAAGCATCAAGATTTATGCTGGTTACAAAATCTTTGGGACTGCATCTGGGATTCGAACTTATAATATTTGTTGTGCTTGCAGCCTCATTATTAACAGCAATTCCACTTACTCCAGCTGGACTGGGAGCAGTTGAGGTATCAATAGTATTCCTATTAGGAATCTTTGGAGTTGGCACAGCAACCGGAACTTCAGTTGCATTACTTGACAGACTCATCAGCTATTGGAGCATACTGGTGACAGGTACTGCCGTATATATATTTGATAAAGAAGACTGA
- a CDS encoding GDP-mannose 4,6-dehydratase, giving the protein MSKNAFITGISGQDGSYLAELLLSKGYNVYGLLRKPDSSDTSRIDHIINNIEIIQGDLSNQESIEEAVRISKPDEVYNLAAYHNVSGSWKEPVCAADINGLGVIRVLEAVKNFAPSAHICQASSSEIFGKVRETPQTEHTAFYPRNPYGFSKVLGYWACVNYRENYNMHVSNGILFNHESPRRGIDFVTRKITDSVARIKYGFSNELRLGNLDAKRDWGYAGDYVEAMWRMLQQDKPDDYIIATGRTHSVLDFVELAFSIADLDWEKYVVVDSKYTRSPEEHLLVGDPSKAKSVIGWKPKVKFEELVEMMVNADLEKWKNSTEK; this is encoded by the coding sequence ATGTCAAAAAATGCATTTATTACGGGTATTTCCGGGCAGGATGGATCCTATCTCGCTGAGCTCTTGCTGAGTAAAGGATACAATGTATATGGGCTCCTACGAAAACCAGATTCATCTGATACATCCAGAATCGATCATATAATTAATAATATAGAAATTATTCAAGGAGATTTAAGTAATCAGGAATCTATAGAAGAAGCGGTCCGCATTTCAAAGCCGGATGAGGTTTACAACCTTGCTGCCTACCATAATGTATCAGGTTCCTGGAAAGAACCTGTATGTGCTGCAGACATTAATGGACTTGGAGTTATCCGTGTCCTTGAAGCTGTTAAGAATTTTGCACCCTCTGCACACATATGTCAGGCATCATCAAGTGAAATATTCGGAAAAGTAAGGGAGACACCACAAACAGAGCATACTGCTTTTTATCCACGGAACCCTTACGGTTTTTCTAAAGTACTTGGCTACTGGGCTTGTGTGAATTATCGTGAAAATTATAATATGCATGTAAGTAACGGAATATTATTTAATCATGAATCCCCGCGAAGAGGAATTGATTTTGTTACACGAAAAATAACAGATAGTGTTGCCCGCATAAAATATGGTTTCTCCAATGAACTAAGACTAGGAAATCTGGATGCAAAGAGAGACTGGGGTTATGCAGGCGATTACGTTGAAGCTATGTGGAGGATGCTCCAGCAAGACAAACCTGATGATTACATAATAGCAACAGGTAGAACACATTCTGTACTGGATTTCGTAGAGCTTGCTTTTTCAATAGCAGACCTTGATTGGGAAAAATATGTTGTAGTGGACTCTAAATATACCAGGTCGCCAGAGGAACACCTGCTGGTTGGAGATCCTTCTAAAGCAAAGAGTGTAATTGGATGGAAACCAAAGGTCAAATTTGAAGAACTTGTTGAAATGATGGTCAATGCAGACTTAGAAAAATGGAAGAACTCTACTGAGAAATGA
- a CDS encoding class I SAM-dependent methyltransferase, which translates to MYTEIEKCRVSGSTNLVTVLSLGEQCLTGVFPKSPNDPITKGPLDLVWCPDSGLLQLKQSYSLEEMYGDNYGYRSGLNNYMVKHLQQKIRTLEQMVNPNDTDLVIDIGSNDATSLKAYTGKCQKVGIDPTGKKFKQYYTDDINLIPDFFSAATFNANFPGRKAKIITSISMFYDLEDPTAFVKDIEAVLADDGIWHFEQSYMPSMLRTNSYDTICHEHLEFYSFKVVKCMLENCGLRIIDVQMNDINGGSFAVTACKENGPYRSNLPIINWILKQEVAMGLDTPKPYLDFAKRVFDHRTNLKDLIESLVADGKKIIGYGASTKGNVLLQFCGFTAEHIPCIAEVNEDKFGSFTPGTNIPIVSEKEAKAMNPDYFLVLPWHFKHNILEKEQEFLASGGKFIFPLPEIEII; encoded by the coding sequence ATGTACACTGAAATCGAAAAATGCCGCGTAAGTGGCAGCACAAACTTAGTTACGGTATTATCACTTGGTGAACAATGCCTTACTGGCGTATTTCCAAAATCACCAAATGATCCGATCACAAAAGGACCACTTGACCTAGTATGGTGCCCTGATAGTGGTTTATTGCAGCTGAAACAATCATACAGTCTGGAAGAAATGTATGGAGATAATTACGGTTACCGTTCAGGCCTCAACAACTACATGGTAAAACATCTGCAGCAAAAAATACGCACATTAGAACAAATGGTGAACCCGAATGACACAGATCTGGTCATTGATATCGGTAGCAACGATGCAACATCCCTTAAAGCATATACGGGCAAGTGCCAAAAAGTGGGAATTGACCCTACAGGAAAAAAGTTTAAACAGTATTACACTGATGATATAAATTTAATTCCGGACTTTTTTTCTGCTGCAACATTCAACGCTAATTTTCCAGGTAGAAAAGCAAAAATAATAACTTCCATATCCATGTTTTATGATCTGGAAGATCCTACAGCCTTTGTTAAAGATATTGAAGCAGTTCTTGCAGATGATGGCATATGGCATTTTGAACAGAGTTATATGCCTAGTATGCTCCGTACTAATTCATATGATACTATTTGCCATGAACATTTAGAATTTTACTCATTTAAAGTAGTCAAATGTATGTTGGAAAATTGTGGATTAAGAATTATTGATGTGCAGATGAATGATATCAATGGCGGCAGCTTTGCAGTAACCGCATGTAAAGAAAATGGACCGTATAGATCAAATTTACCGATTATTAATTGGATACTTAAGCAAGAAGTTGCAATGGGTTTAGACACTCCAAAACCGTATCTTGATTTTGCGAAGAGGGTATTTGATCACAGGACAAATCTAAAAGATCTGATAGAATCACTAGTAGCAGATGGAAAAAAGATCATTGGATATGGTGCAAGTACAAAAGGTAATGTATTGCTTCAGTTTTGTGGATTTACAGCGGAGCACATACCTTGTATTGCAGAAGTGAATGAAGACAAATTTGGCTCATTTACACCAGGTACGAATATACCAATAGTTTCCGAAAAAGAAGCTAAAGCTATGAATCCTGATTATTTTTTGGTACTTCCATGGCACTTTAAGCATAATATTCTGGAAAAGGAACAAGAGTTTTTGGCTAGTGGTGGCAAGTTCATATTCCCATTGCCAGAAATTGAAATTATATAA
- a CDS encoding glycosyltransferase family 39 protein has protein sequence MVKKRRESDVKSKSKDMETSPVKNDGLFSDKYLLLLSFIVIIGFVLRIYHLGTQSMWLDEAASYGYIQDTLVATYSKSVAAMQAPLHMIILHFMTFFSSSEFSLRLPSVIFGVLTIPVTYLLGERLFGKEEGIVGAFLLSISMMHLWYSQEARTYTQMVFFSVLSLYLFYISINTNSKRNWVMYVISSSLAFYSHYYAVFALIPEGVYYILMRVVIPLYKKDDFSIKDNSNLRHFVLSVTGILVATSPLLIPFIQQSIARTSGAPTWGIGQSLNFVPTILIEFSTRSSSSSLIFILLFALGLIASVMKQRDQFTFLGIYLFVPFVASYILAAKMPFSSRYLLFLLPAYLLLVARGITGIAYFIYPKTKKTLNERPQKMVIGVIVLLILLMTVPLMSQYYTTVQKNDWRSLSPNLENMTQEGDVVIPLPGYMYQPLVFYYSNSTDGTMLYTGQGFDAQSLTLTSTTYSRSWFIVTGDINAANPEGTALAWLQNNASYVGQITGIYIFTSPKV, from the coding sequence ATGGTAAAGAAAAGAAGAGAATCAGATGTGAAGTCAAAATCGAAGGATATGGAAACAAGTCCTGTTAAAAATGATGGTTTATTTTCGGATAAATATTTGTTACTACTAAGTTTCATCGTGATAATTGGCTTTGTTTTGAGGATATATCATCTTGGAACCCAGTCCATGTGGTTGGATGAAGCTGCAAGTTATGGGTACATACAGGATACTTTAGTTGCTACCTATAGTAAATCAGTAGCAGCAATGCAGGCACCTCTCCATATGATCATATTGCATTTTATGACTTTTTTCAGTTCCAGTGAATTCAGTCTAAGGCTTCCTTCTGTTATATTTGGAGTTTTAACCATTCCTGTTACTTATTTGTTAGGTGAGCGTCTTTTTGGAAAAGAAGAAGGTATCGTAGGTGCATTTCTCTTATCCATATCAATGATGCACTTATGGTATTCCCAGGAGGCACGTACTTACACACAAATGGTTTTTTTCTCGGTTTTATCTTTGTATCTGTTCTATATATCAATTAACACAAATTCAAAACGAAACTGGGTAATGTATGTCATTTCATCATCATTGGCTTTCTATTCACATTATTATGCAGTTTTTGCCCTGATTCCCGAAGGTGTTTATTACATATTGATGCGAGTAGTAATTCCTTTGTATAAAAAAGATGATTTTTCAATCAAAGATAACAGTAACTTAAGGCACTTTGTGTTAAGCGTTACAGGAATTCTGGTGGCAACTTCGCCATTATTGATCCCTTTTATACAGCAATCGATTGCTCGCACTTCAGGAGCTCCTACATGGGGAATTGGTCAATCATTGAACTTTGTTCCAACTATATTGATTGAATTCAGTACAAGAAGTTCCTCTTCCTCTCTTATTTTTATATTACTTTTTGCTTTAGGCCTCATTGCTTCAGTAATGAAGCAGAGGGACCAATTCACATTTTTGGGAATATACCTCTTTGTTCCATTTGTAGCAAGTTACATACTTGCTGCAAAAATGCCATTCAGCTCCAGGTATCTATTATTTTTGTTGCCTGCTTATCTGTTATTAGTTGCCCGTGGAATCACCGGTATTGCTTATTTTATATATCCGAAAACTAAAAAGACACTCAACGAACGACCACAAAAAATGGTTATTGGAGTGATAGTGTTACTTATTTTATTAATGACCGTTCCGTTGATGTCTCAATATTATACAACGGTTCAGAAAAATGATTGGAGATCTTTGTCTCCTAATTTGGAGAATATGACTCAGGAAGGTGACGTTGTCATCCCACTGCCCGGCTATATGTATCAGCCATTAGTTTTCTATTATTCGAATTCGACTGATGGGACTATGCTTTATACTGGACAAGGTTTTGATGCCCAGTCACTCACATTAACATCAACTACATATTCTCGATCATGGTTCATTGTAACCGGAGATATAAATGCTGCAAATCCTGAAGGTACGGCATTGGCATGGCTTCAGAACAATGCATCTTATGTGGGTCAGATAACCGGGATCTATATATTCACATCGCCAAAAGTTTAA
- a CDS encoding flippase yields MTAMFVVKNLLSRIMSIDAIRRQSIVSLVWQVALTAIGFVSTIYIAHAAGASVLGGYFLFLAYLNIIDQIANGGFGEAAIKRISEGEEQDAYFSAFVVLRSFFVTLVIIILIALRSHFVDLNDAGIFTWLILALIVGLFSWAVSSGISGRGKIGIAETARFMNNLSRVIVQVIAVFLGYGVMGLAGGFVVGILIGSLVQLRFFDLHFVRFEWRHIKSLATFSLWVFLISTGVTVFSTVDIVMIGYYLNNSDVGVYRVILQFTLLTTFATVALRSTLYPRVSRWSKTKENRLIEESLARAITYSLVLAIPMSMGGFLLGDKLLYYLYGAEFEQGYMTMIVLFMVQIVNIFSFFFTTYLTALDNLKDLFKVTVVAVLANVALNASLIPIIGILGAAIATFITMGLNAVLALRMLSKRLTIQVEYDSLLNILKASVVMGVFVGGYRFFVPLSNVWVILIPVIMGIGMYSILILKFDRKIYEELKEIMLKMNIVWPEWL; encoded by the coding sequence ATGACAGCTATGTTTGTGGTAAAAAACCTCTTATCACGCATCATGAGCATAGATGCAATCAGGCGTCAGAGCATAGTTTCACTTGTATGGCAGGTTGCTCTTACAGCCATTGGTTTTGTAAGTACGATATATATTGCACATGCTGCAGGTGCAAGTGTTCTAGGAGGATACTTCCTGTTCCTTGCATACCTTAACATCATTGATCAGATAGCTAATGGTGGCTTTGGCGAAGCTGCAATTAAACGAATAAGCGAAGGAGAAGAACAAGACGCTTATTTCAGCGCATTTGTTGTGCTTCGCTCTTTTTTTGTAACGTTAGTGATTATTATTCTAATTGCGCTTCGCAGTCATTTTGTTGATCTCAACGATGCAGGGATATTTACATGGCTCATATTAGCGCTTATTGTAGGACTCTTTTCGTGGGCGGTATCTAGTGGCATATCTGGCCGTGGAAAAATAGGCATAGCTGAAACTGCAAGATTTATGAATAACCTTTCACGCGTAATTGTTCAGGTCATTGCTGTTTTCCTGGGATATGGAGTAATGGGGCTTGCAGGTGGTTTTGTAGTAGGGATATTAATTGGATCCCTAGTACAGCTGCGTTTTTTTGACCTGCATTTTGTGCGTTTTGAATGGAGACATATTAAAAGTCTGGCTACCTTTTCATTATGGGTGTTTTTGATATCAACAGGAGTTACTGTATTTTCAACTGTTGACATCGTCATGATAGGCTACTACCTCAATAATTCAGATGTTGGTGTGTACCGTGTAATATTGCAATTCACATTACTAACTACGTTTGCAACAGTCGCACTGCGTTCAACACTTTACCCCAGAGTTAGCCGGTGGAGCAAAACCAAAGAAAACAGATTAATAGAAGAATCGTTAGCTCGTGCAATTACATACTCACTTGTTCTGGCCATACCAATGTCGATGGGTGGATTTTTACTTGGTGATAAACTCTTGTATTATTTATATGGTGCAGAGTTTGAGCAAGGATATATGACTATGATAGTATTGTTTATGGTGCAAATTGTAAACATATTTAGCTTTTTTTTCACCACTTACCTGACTGCACTGGATAATCTCAAAGATTTATTTAAAGTGACAGTGGTGGCGGTTTTGGCAAATGTTGCATTAAATGCTTCATTAATTCCAATCATAGGAATTTTAGGAGCTGCAATTGCCACCTTTATTACTATGGGACTAAATGCAGTTTTGGCATTGCGGATGCTATCAAAAAGACTGACAATCCAGGTTGAATATGATAGTTTGCTGAATATTTTAAAGGCATCTGTCGTGATGGGGGTGTTTGTAGGTGGGTATAGATTTTTTGTGCCGCTGTCAAATGTATGGGTGATATTAATCCCAGTTATAATGGGAATTGGAATGTATAGCATATTAATATTAAAATTCGACAGGAAAATATATGAAGAATTGAAAGAAATTATGTTGAAAATGAATATCGTATGGCCGGAATGGTTGTGA
- a CDS encoding mannose-1-phosphate guanylyltransferase/mannose-6-phosphate isomerase — protein sequence MKSIILAGGSGTRLWPLSRELYPKQFLKLEERSLFQDTILRCLQISEISEIYVVTNELHKYFVIGQIEELGYEIPRENILLEPEGRNTLPAIYYGIKEIKEKYGNSTVAIFSSDHKLDSNAMEIIENSQILASEYLVTFGILPDYPHTGYGYIKPGEKIKIGHKVTEFREKPQIEDAKKYISDGCLWNSGMFLFSTDIFLKEVECYIPEIKAAFDSSDDIQEIYRKIPNISIDYGIMEKSSKVVVVQLDHKWSDLGNFNALCDELPKDNEGNCVLECEGLLMNSKDNFIYSSSGKLVSVVDINDLIVVDTTDALMICPRNSCEQVKEVVNILKQKEDERVNLHETVYRPWGSYTLLEKSEKHKIKNISVLPGKKLSLQLHHHRSEHWVVVKGIACVENNGDKFFLRQGESTFIRAGMKHRLSNPGKLPLEIIEVQLGEYVEEDDIIRFDDEFGRVKKDLENNL from the coding sequence ATTAAATCAATAATACTTGCAGGCGGTTCTGGAACACGCCTTTGGCCTCTTAGCAGAGAATTGTATCCTAAACAATTTCTAAAACTTGAAGAAAGGTCTCTGTTTCAGGATACGATCCTTAGATGTCTACAAATATCGGAAATATCGGAAATATATGTAGTCACAAATGAATTGCACAAATATTTTGTTATTGGTCAAATAGAAGAGCTCGGGTATGAAATCCCCAGAGAGAACATTCTTCTGGAGCCTGAAGGCAGAAATACCCTTCCTGCTATATATTATGGAATTAAAGAAATTAAAGAGAAGTATGGAAACTCAACCGTAGCCATATTTTCCTCAGATCACAAACTTGATTCGAATGCTATGGAAATCATAGAAAATTCACAGATATTAGCCTCAGAATATCTTGTAACTTTTGGAATATTACCTGATTATCCTCATACAGGCTATGGATACATAAAACCGGGTGAAAAAATAAAAATTGGACATAAAGTAACCGAATTCAGAGAAAAACCGCAAATCGAGGATGCTAAAAAGTATATTTCAGACGGTTGTCTTTGGAACAGCGGCATGTTCTTATTTTCTACAGATATTTTTTTAAAAGAAGTGGAGTGCTATATTCCTGAAATAAAAGCAGCTTTTGATAGTTCAGATGATATTCAAGAGATATATAGAAAAATTCCAAATATATCAATAGATTACGGCATAATGGAAAAATCTTCCAAAGTAGTTGTTGTCCAATTAGACCACAAATGGAGTGATCTGGGTAATTTCAATGCACTTTGCGATGAACTTCCTAAAGATAACGAAGGAAATTGTGTACTTGAATGTGAAGGATTACTTATGAATTCAAAAGATAACTTCATATATTCAAGTTCTGGAAAATTGGTATCGGTTGTAGATATCAATGACCTTATTGTTGTTGACACTACTGATGCATTGATGATATGTCCTCGTAATAGTTGCGAGCAAGTAAAAGAAGTTGTCAACATCCTTAAACAAAAAGAAGATGAACGTGTGAACCTCCATGAAACGGTATATAGGCCATGGGGTTCATATACACTTCTTGAAAAATCCGAAAAGCATAAGATAAAAAACATATCTGTTCTGCCGGGAAAGAAACTGAGTCTGCAATTACACCATCATAGAAGTGAACACTGGGTAGTTGTAAAAGGAATTGCATGTGTAGAAAATAATGGAGATAAATTTTTCCTTAGGCAGGGTGAAAGTACATTCATAAGAGCAGGAATGAAACATAGGCTTTCAAATCCAGGAAAACTGCCCCTTGAAATAATTGAAGTTCAACTTGGGGAATATGTCGAAGAAGATGATATAATCAGATTCGACGATGAATTCGGAAGAGTAAAAAAGGATTTGGAAAACAATCTGTAA
- the gmd gene encoding GDP-mannose 4,6-dehydratase, with protein sequence MTKTALITGITGQDGAYLAEFLLKKGYIVHGIRRRSSSFNTKRIDHLYRDSHEKNVNFFLHYGDLTDSTNLIRIIQETQPDEIYNLAAQSHVHISFDAPEYTANSDAVGTLRILEAIRILGLEKKTKFYQASTSELYGKVQEIPQKETTPFYPRSPYGVAKLYAYWITTNYREAYGIFACNGILFNHESPIRGETFVTRKITMAVARIKKGMQQKLYLGNLDAKRDWGFAGDYVEAMWLMLQQDTPDDFVIATGETHPVREFVELAFAEVGIKIEWQGKGVNEVGVDAATGDVLIEVDPKYYRPTEVDILIGDPTKAKEKLGWKTKVELKELVKMMVEKDLEDL encoded by the coding sequence ATGACGAAAACTGCACTTATAACTGGAATAACAGGCCAAGATGGTGCATATCTTGCCGAGTTTTTACTAAAAAAAGGATATATCGTACATGGTATCAGAAGGAGATCATCGTCCTTCAACACTAAAAGAATAGATCATTTATATAGAGATTCACACGAAAAGAATGTGAATTTTTTCTTACACTATGGGGATCTTACTGATTCCACTAATCTGATAAGGATCATTCAGGAAACACAGCCAGATGAAATATACAATCTTGCTGCACAAAGCCATGTACACATATCATTTGACGCTCCGGAATATACTGCAAATTCAGATGCAGTTGGAACATTAAGAATTTTAGAAGCTATACGCATTCTTGGATTGGAAAAGAAAACTAAATTTTATCAGGCATCTACCAGTGAACTTTATGGTAAAGTGCAGGAGATCCCACAAAAAGAGACAACACCTTTCTACCCAAGAAGCCCATATGGCGTAGCTAAACTATATGCTTACTGGATCACTACAAACTACCGAGAAGCATATGGGATATTTGCCTGTAATGGAATCTTATTCAACCATGAATCACCTATTCGTGGCGAGACTTTTGTAACAAGAAAGATCACAATGGCTGTTGCCAGGATAAAAAAAGGCATGCAGCAGAAATTATATCTCGGAAATCTGGATGCAAAAAGAGATTGGGGATTTGCCGGAGATTATGTAGAAGCTATGTGGCTTATGCTTCAGCAGGATACACCTGATGATTTTGTTATTGCAACCGGTGAAACACATCCTGTCAGAGAATTTGTGGAACTTGCCTTTGCAGAAGTAGGGATCAAAATTGAATGGCAAGGTAAAGGAGTAAATGAAGTAGGTGTGGATGCAGCTACAGGTGATGTTCTGATAGAAGTTGATCCTAAGTATTACAGACCAACTGAAGTCGATATTCTTATAGGAGATCCTACTAAGGCCAAAGAAAAGTTAGGATGGAAAACTAAAGTAGAGCTTAAGGAATTGGTCAAAATGATGGTTGAAAAAGATTTAGAGGATCTTTGA
- a CDS encoding sugar phosphate nucleotidyltransferase translates to MKVIIPAAGTGTRLFPHTHTKPKPMVYIAGKPIIGHILDRMKDLEPEEIILVVGYHKEQLITYVNENYSDIFNIKYVEQENRLGLGHSVYITRELIKGSDVMIALGDMIFKTGYQDFYNKHMKNDKCAGSIGVREVDEPQKYGIVELEENSPCIKKLEEKPENPVSNLGISGVYFVKDTTILFEVLEWMIQNDIKTRGEYQLTDALQEMIKRGCKLKTFKVSSWYDCGHAKSLLDTNKVLLSENEFISSNFESEDSVIIHPIAIGNDVKILNSVVGPYTSIAEGTVVESSIISNSVIGTRTHISKVNLQSSIVGDDAKVAGKHNSLNIGDSSSIEF, encoded by the coding sequence ATGAAAGTTATAATTCCCGCAGCAGGAACAGGAACACGATTATTTCCCCATACACATACAAAGCCAAAACCGATGGTTTACATTGCAGGTAAACCTATTATTGGACATATTCTCGACAGAATGAAGGATCTGGAACCAGAGGAAATAATACTCGTTGTCGGCTATCATAAGGAGCAGCTTATTACATATGTTAACGAAAATTATTCAGACATATTCAATATCAAATACGTTGAACAAGAAAACAGGCTTGGTCTTGGACATTCTGTATACATTACTCGTGAATTAATAAAAGGTTCAGATGTAATGATAGCATTAGGAGATATGATATTCAAAACTGGATATCAGGACTTCTATAATAAGCATATGAAAAATGATAAATGCGCAGGTTCTATTGGAGTCCGTGAGGTAGATGAACCTCAAAAATATGGAATCGTTGAACTTGAAGAAAATTCACCTTGTATCAAAAAACTCGAAGAGAAACCAGAGAATCCTGTATCAAATCTGGGAATATCAGGAGTGTATTTTGTAAAAGACACCACTATTCTTTTTGAAGTGCTTGAATGGATGATACAAAATGATATTAAAACGCGCGGAGAATATCAGCTTACTGATGCACTGCAGGAAATGATAAAAAGAGGGTGTAAATTAAAAACTTTTAAAGTTTCAAGCTGGTATGATTGCGGACACGCTAAATCCCTGCTAGATACAAATAAGGTTCTACTATCTGAAAATGAGTTTATAAGTTCTAATTTTGAAAGTGAAGATTCAGTAATAATACATCCGATAGCCATTGGAAACGATGTAAAAATACTAAATTCTGTTGTCGGTCCTTACACATCCATAGCTGAAGGAACTGTTGTGGAAAGTTCTATAATTTCAAACAGCGTAATAGGAACACGTACACACATATCCAAAGTTAATTTGCAGTCATCCATCGTGGGAGATGACGCAAAAGTTGCAGGGAAACACAATTCATTGAATATAGGTGACTCATCATCTATTGAATTTTGA
- a CDS encoding UDP-glucuronic acid decarboxylase family protein, whose protein sequence is MRSIVTGGAGFLGSHLCDKLLKEGHEVICIDNLVTGNAKNIAHIKTDKFTYLKFDVTKPIYFGNKIDYVFHLASPASPIDYLELPIQTLKVGALGTYNMLGLAKEQGARFLLASTSEVYGDPLVNPQPESYWGNVNPIGPRGVYDEAKRYAEAITMAYHTHHGIDTRIVRIFNTYGPRMRAGDGRVVPNFINQALKNEDITVYGDGSQTRSFCYVSDLIEGIYKLMMSDYCEPVNIGNPDEMTVLDFAEEIIRLTGTRSKIVFKDLPVDDPKIRRPDISKAKKILGWEPTVKLKEGLHETVDYFERCRE, encoded by the coding sequence ATGAGATCAATAGTAACCGGTGGTGCAGGATTTTTAGGATCACATCTATGTGACAAGTTGTTAAAAGAAGGACATGAAGTGATATGTATAGATAATCTGGTAACGGGTAACGCAAAGAACATTGCCCATATAAAAACAGACAAATTTACATATTTGAAATTTGACGTCACTAAACCAATATATTTTGGAAATAAAATAGATTATGTATTCCATTTAGCAAGTCCGGCATCACCGATTGACTATCTGGAGTTACCAATCCAAACCCTAAAAGTGGGAGCACTTGGTACGTATAATATGCTAGGACTTGCAAAAGAACAGGGAGCAAGATTTTTACTGGCTTCTACCTCCGAAGTATATGGCGACCCTCTTGTAAATCCACAACCGGAAAGCTATTGGGGAAATGTTAACCCTATCGGACCAAGGGGAGTCTATGATGAAGCAAAAAGATATGCTGAAGCTATCACAATGGCGTACCACACCCATCACGGCATTGACACAAGAATTGTCAGGATATTCAACACATATGGGCCTCGAATGCGAGCCGGTGATGGAAGAGTTGTTCCTAATTTCATCAACCAGGCTTTGAAAAATGAAGACATTACCGTTTATGGAGATGGATCTCAAACACGCTCATTTTGTTATGTTTCAGATCTGATCGAAGGTATATACAAACTAATGATGTCAGATTATTGTGAACCTGTTAACATTGGAAACCCAGATGAGATGACAGTGCTGGATTTTGCAGAGGAAATCATAAGATTGACAGGAACAAGATCTAAAATCGTATTCAAGGACCTTCCTGTTGATGATCCTAAAATTAGAAGACCAGATATTAGTAAGGCTAAAAAAATTCTTGGATGGGAACCTACTGTAAAGTTAAAAGAAGGTTTGCATGAGACCGTGGATTATTTTGAACGTTGCAGAGAGTGA